TTCCTCTAGAAAATGCATCACAGGGATCTCCTACTCTCTGGTTCAGACCCCGACTGTACCTATAATTTGCCTTTAGACACAGACAGTGAGGGCGACTACAGTAGCAGAGGTGTGTGTTCTCCAGCTGGCTCCACCTTCTTGGTGAGCTGCCGCGCTCGGGCCAGGAGGCGGTTAGGCAGCGTGGGGAAGTGGTGGCTTGGGTCAAGGACGTTGGTCTCTCTGCGCTCGCGTTCCTGCAGCCACATGAGATACGGGCTGGGCGGGAAGAACGGTCGAGAGCGCTCCCGGTACAGCTGCATGACGATACCGCAGACGCCGAGCACCACCCACACCGTGATCATGACGTAGTCTTGTTGTAGGGatgaagagacagaaacacaaggtTGTGTTAAATGAGACCCAAGCATTTGGCAGTGTTACTAATATTCAGTTGTGAACTCACCGATGGTTTGGAAGGGCACGTCAGTGAACACCGCACTGTAGTTGTTGTTGAGGAAGCGTTTGaggatgttcagtgtgatgTAAGACAGGCTGGTGTAAGTGTAAGCGTTGACAGCCAGAACTACAGCATAAGCCCCGACAACGCCACATGTGACGATGTTTCCCTGatgacaaagaaatacaaaaaacatcacagttagTCAAGTTATATGTGAAGAAcattcttacttttttaatttacaatgaGCTTTTTATTGGCTAAAAAGCCTCTTAagtgaaacacaacaaaaaaacaggaatgcTGGCTTTTTGTAGGCAAATATTTGACCATAAGATAGTGctgacataatttttttaacctttaaacctaaaacgacatcagttttcctgtgcagcCTTGAGATGCCtttcgcaagtatttaaaccactaaaatctgatttcttttttttttttaagtggaaaaaagcaatctgcaacttggcatgaaacgTCCTGTAGATTgcaaaaaactattaaaaggtgacaagaaaatatagaaaaaactttatttatacttatcacaattatatatttaaaattagattacagataaaaatcacattacattttttaaaattttattttagcacttttttaggtcattttctgtttttgttctgtcacttttccttccttttttactaattctggtaattttcttgcaactgtgttttttttgtttttttttttaatttcttgctaattttggggagATTGCCTATGAAGTTGCACAtcgccttctttccatgtttttgaaagaaatgaagcccatttgctcaggtcatttatttaatttattctgcATGATTGTACCATATCACAAATGTTTCAGTGTGCTGCCTATcatcatgtcatttttgttatttccaCTAGATGATGCCAAAGTAAAGAGCTTGAATCCTGCATTTGCTGTAGTGAATGGACTGAAGTGTTTTATCTGTTAccgctctctttttttaattttgcaaaaaagggaAGATCAATATGTGCAAAACGATACAAAACATAGTAAACAAGGACAGTAGTTGTGCAATAATCAgcaatgaaaaattaaacaaattagcAAAGAcctcacagacagacaaaaaataaataaaacaaaccaaaaaacaaactaataataaaataataatagaggAACAAatgaaaaggacagaaaaaaagagaggacgAAAGAAAGTCTGTAGATGTGGTGGCCTTTAAAGAAGTAATTCAATGAGAGGAAGCTGTATATCTTTATGAATATAAAGAGGTGCATCTTTTACCTCTCTAGGCCAACGCACGAAGATAAGCGGAACCATGagcatgatgcagcagaacGTCACCCAGAAAACCAGATCTGAGCGCCGGAACACATCCAGGTCACCTGAACAAAGATCACAAAACACACGTGAAACACACTCAGTGTATATTACACGTAACAGTCtctaaagggacagttcaccccaaagtGCTGAGTGCAATCTAGCTCTGTTGTACTGGAGAGAGGGCGGATATCTCAAACACCTGGGGTCATGTTTGGGGACCagatagcttttttttcctaccaAGAGGAGTGAAGAGGACTGTGGCGGCGATGAGGAAGCCAAGCATCAGTCCAACCACGATGATGCATGCCATGACTGAACCGAAACGCCACCAGCTCATCACCAGGAGGACCCCGCCCACCACACCGATCACTGCTGACACGGCCAGACAGACTGCAGAGAGACGGACACACACCAAAGTTGAGAGATTCTCATTCTGGGATGAAATGCAGCCTGgggcagtttttgaaattttacatgcaaaaaaaacaactcactaTCATAGTCCAGTCCTGTGGTCCTTTTCATCagcacaaagaagaaaaacgcTGCAAAGCTGAATCCCATGCAAAACATCTCTGCATggcaagagacagaaaaagaggacaGGTGAGAAGGAGACAACAGAGGCACAGAGAGGCTAAATAAAACAGTAACGCAATCATTCATAGAAACGGGCAATCTTCCGAATCctgatgaaaatgtgtgtgctgGATGTGGATGAAACAACACACTCCAGAAGAAACATCACATCCTCTGGAGATCTTCCAGAAGCTtttggcagcagctgcagatcaCAGTCACGGGTTCAGTTTggaacaaatacatttttgcatcacATGTGGAGGAAACCAAACGAGAGACAGTGTAGTTTCTGCAGTGCACAGCCGGTGATTGACTTATACTTGCAGATGAATGACTACATGGGatgaagtaaaagtatcaaCACCTCTTTGCTGTACTGTGGCAGCACCACACCAGAGCTTTGCTTCCGTATGGGCCATTTTTCAGTCCCTATGAGGACATTTCAGACTCGCAaacatgacctctgaccccatTTATCTATCCTGTTGACCCCGGAGTGAACTGTGTCCGGAAAAAGCTAACTTTAGAAGAGGCGTAACTTTCAGTTTGAGTTGAAACAGAGAGTTGCTTTATGGAAACTTGTTCACTCAGTAAACACTAAGAAAAGATGAAGCCATGctgtcattaaccctttgacattgctttcttttcttttttttaaacatatttgtagTTGAGCATCAGCAGTATATATTATACATTCACAAGAGAAAAGGTAGATGTACAAtgctctctttccctcccttattattttttgaaaacatagggagaaaggcaacttggcaagaagtgttccagaaattgcaagaaattagtggatttggatcttttttttttttttaaatgtctaaaaactatatctataatcatcttaattacatattatttttgAGCATCACTTTCCTCCCATGTCTTTgtatgaaatcaagccaatctgctcaggtttgaCAGGATTAATTGATGATAATTACTCACCACATTTGAAGAACCGATGCCCgaaaaagcagacaaacaggCCTGCCATGCCAGCGATGGTGAAGAACACCTTTGTGGATACTTttcctgaaaatgaaatatttttaatcattaaatGTGTTCAAAGTAGAGTCGCTAAAGTTCAAGGCTTCTTTCACAGTGTTCCTTGCCTTTGTTGTTGtatgaatttttaaatgaatgtttgatatagttttattttaagcatgggcccctatgacttcagttcatcaaggattccttcactgtggaggcacactcggaaaacaaagttttcctcatGAATTCCCCATTATACAGGGAGAGTGACTGACAAATAGTCCTTTTGGGGAATAAGCATAcattaaatgtgatttcagtttttttttaatgcattctgTTCCGTAGATTTAGGATACCCTGAATCAGAAATACTGGAAATAAACTTGCTGAATGCAGTTAGCTGCCATCCTATCACAAGAATGttccattaaaaaatggtttcatcAATAAATTAATCTATGCAAGGTTTTCACAAACCATTTTACCACggaattaaagataaaaaatcaaacaaatatgaTAAACAgatctgcagaaaaacacaggaaCTCACCGAGTGTTTGACAGCCGTCCAGAGCGGAAGCAAAGCTGCAGGCGTAGGTGTGGACGGGGACGTAGGAGGCCGAGGTGTTCAACAGCGGGTCTCTGACGATGACCGAAAAGATGACGCCCTGACCAGGGATGGAGTTGAACATCACCATGGTCACATCTGATGATAACAGCGTCATGACCTGCAGAAGGACGAGGTGATGAAGAGTTACAGTAGCAAGCAGCACGCCTGTTTTACTATCATAATTTATCATaactatttttaaacatgttctTTTTGATTCAAACATTCACAGCTAAAAGTAGGACATAAGCATGGTAAATGGTAGTGTTCTTGATGCCCCACCCGTCTGCCGTTCTCCATCATGCCCTTGATGTCGGCCACGGCATGAATGCCATTAAAGAGGCTGCGCTCTGATAGGTCGCTCTCAGGGAGGAAGTACTGGTAGACATCATACTGCAGCCGCCAACGAGTGTTGGCATCGGTGGATTGGTCGCAGGCTGGCGGAGTTTCTCCCCTGATGGAGAGCAACGACAGTCAGGACAAATCAAACTACCTGTTGGCTTTAGTTAGAATATTTATCTGTCTGGGGCTCTTTTCTAGTGTGATTTACAATAAATGAAAGGCTCCATGTCTATGATATAGTCATTAAGATAATGCAGTGCTCCTCACTTTGGCAAAAAAGTTTCTACTATATATGGAAacttcatttaaccctttgaaactggagcaaattggcttgatttcctttttcaaaaCCATGGCAAAAGGACGAGCAACTCAAagagaaatggccccaaaaatttgcaagcaagctttttatttttaattttttttagtttgcaaGGCATTTCTTGCTAAGCTGCTTATTATGCTTTATTCCCCCCATggttctgaaagaaatcaagccaattttctgaggtttcaaacatgtaaatgcTAGAGacaggcgtctgaatgcagcaagcaaaaagaaaactgacgtAGATCCaggcgttaaagggttaatgatatttatgttaaaatgccatttaacaaacacactgaaagcaGGCAGACAAAGAGTGTGGAAGAGGGCAAACAGGACAACAAAAGCGAGAGAGTGGGCGGGAGCGAGAGAATGAGTGTGAATACACTAAAACAGAAACGGACATAATGTGATTATATAAGTGTCATTCTTTATAACTCTGTGGTTTATCTGTGCACTGTGCTTACCGCTGCTGTGAACTAAAAAAGTGAATATGTGAATGCTGAAACCAGAGATGTAGCACAGCAGAGGTACAAACCTGCTTCATGcatactaatatttttttgcatgtctgttcATTCTTTTTAAACCTGTTATTTCTGCACAGTTGTAGAATTCTTTTGCACTAAAGTCGTctaagtccaaaaaaaaaaaaaaaaaaaaaaaaaaaaaaaaaaaagatgtacaCTAACATCTTTATACTGTTTATAGAATTTGAATCCAGTGATAGCTGTTTAGGACTGTTTCCAATTCATGTGATCCACACAATTCCAATAACTCCAGAGCATAGTAACAtccaaaagtaaaaatttatggaaaaaaaatcactattttaATTTCTGCATTTCCTAATATATTCTAAAAAAGCAGAAACCCAAGAAAAAATAAGCCAATTTGAAAGAGCCAAAGTGAGTCAATCTCAATAAACATTACAATGCTCAACTtgaaataaaagtgtttatAGACTGgtgcataatttaaaaaaaaaaaaaaagataaatgaaaaataaatgaaatgcctGTTTCTGCAAATGAAGCCTGTGTTTCTTTGAGTGCAGCTACTTTTGTCCCTTTTTCAGCATGATAATGTGACCGTCAAAATCCAGTTACACTTTTACACAAGTTTAACAGCACAATTGGGTATAATAGACAGCGTGGTAGGTGCAGTCATCATGTGAGCTCCTCATCTGCCATAATAACCAAAAACACCAGTCAGACACGTCAACCGAGTAACGTTTTAACTGAAATGAACAAAGACAGCCAATAAAgcctttattgtttgtttggtaTTAAGGTGAATACAAAATTTGCCACATTTTATGCATGCAGTTTCCAAATCATCCTAACTCTGACACAATATCCCTCAAGCCATTTCTTTTCAACACAGCAGAAACTAGTATAAAGAACCGAAAACTGCAGGTAGAAACCATCTGTTCCTCAAAAGCACTAACCATTCGGATAAACAAAACCTGACcagagttttaaaaacatttggagTGTGTGCGGCTGCAGACTGGCAGGCAATGACACAACAGGAAATGACTTAACAAGAGAACGAATCTTCTGTTTATCCGCCTCAAGACGGCTTTGTGACACATAACACATTCTTGAGCAAATCAAGCGAGTACTGTTAGCCACAGCGAGGAGGAGgctgtctgagtgtgtgtctgtgtgtgtgtgtgtgtgtg
This genomic interval from Plectropomus leopardus isolate mb chromosome 22, YSFRI_Pleo_2.0, whole genome shotgun sequence contains the following:
- the tm7sf3 gene encoding LOW QUALITY PROTEIN: transmembrane 7 superfamily member 3 (The sequence of the model RefSeq protein was modified relative to this genomic sequence to represent the inferred CDS: deleted 2 bases in 1 codon), which produces MSRWIWCPLPRLLLLLLLLWCEVQAQEENRVIFLPGTFQNVSVSQNETVQAVVSRIPADVAFITLQFHTQHRNATLSYTKMPDLGLSLTAVDSGLLSALQPGQASLSLFLSSPDGSTVSGTGVILPYSSTDPVPGACNMESNLDIDPNIYVHYNLYETTIRFAPANLGYERGETPPACDQSTDANTRWRLQYDVYQYFLPESDLSERSLFNGIHAVADIKGMMENGRRVMTLLSSDVTMVMFNSIPGQGVIFSVIVRDPLLNTSASYVPVHTYACSFASALDGCQTLGKVSTKVFFTIAGMAGLFVCFFGHRFFKCEMFCMGFSFAAFFFFVLMKRTTGLDYDICLAVSAVIGVVGGVLLVMSWWRFGSVMACIIVVGLMLGFLIAATVLFTPLGDLDVFRRSDLVFWVTFCCIMLMVPLIFVRWPREGNIVTCGVVGAYAVVLAVNAYTYTSLSYITLNILKRFLNNNYSAVFTDVPFQTIDYVMITVWVVLGVCGIVMQLYRERSRPFFPPSPYLMWLQERERRETNVLDPSHHFPTLPNRLLARARQLTKKVEPAGEHTPLLL